ACAATGAAATGGTTACAAATCCAAGAACAGAAAGGGATACAATATCATGATTTGAGAGTATTGGCTGAGATGCACTTATTTACAAGTTTCACCATTTCTGAAAAAAAAGGTGATTTTCGTGATGGTATTTCACACCTTCAATATAGCTTGGAACTATTCACTAAAATAGGGGATGTTAAACAAATAGGCACTTCTTTTACTATTATGGGATATTATTTCTTACAGCTTGGAGAGTTTCAAGAAGCCGAGGAATATATATACAAAGCACTAGAGATTGTAAAGAGCATAAACCATAGGAGAGATATAGGAATATCATACCTTTTTATTGGTAATCTCTCACTTTATAAGTGTTTGTTTGAAAAAGCTATAGACAATTATCAAAAAGCCATTCAAATCTTTCAAGAGATTGGTTTTGTTATACTTGAGAAATGGACATTTATCTGTTTAGGTCGCGCATATTTGGCCTTTGGAAAACATCAAGAAGCTCTAAAACAATTTCAAGGGACAATTGATTATGATCTCGGTGGTGCATTAAGCGGGTTGGAAGAGATTTATATAGCAGAGGAATTCCAAGCCTTCTGTCGTAGCTTCAGAGAGGAGCATCCCTACGCTGGAGGCTCTCAATTCGTCCAATGGTTTCTGGAACCGTCAGAAGCCAGAGATTTCCCAAGAAGACTATTCCTTGACGATTTTGCAGAATCTCTTTCATCATGGAACTGGAATGATCCGTTTGGTGATTGCTCACACACAACAAATAATGATCTGGAAATTCATGCGGCAAATGGACGAAATCTCCAGTATCTTAATCTGAGTGCACCAAGAATTCTTCGATTAGCAGAAGGGAACTTCGCTATCCAGACTGTTTGTATTCCTGTATCGGAAGATAAACCTACCATCGGTGGAATCCTGATCTGGAAGGATAAAGATAATTACCTTCGCCTCGACAGAGGAACAAGGGGTAAATATGAGATCAACTTCTCAGGCTTCATTATAAACCAGTACTTAACCTTCGGTCGTGGGCGTCTGGTTTCTGATAGAATATTCTTGAGGCTTGAGCGGATTGATAACACAGTCAATGCCCTTTGCAGTCCAGATGAAAATGAATGGTTCACTGTCGGTCATGTAGAATTCCTTGTTGATGATCCTGTAGAGATTGGGCTTTTCGCCATCGGTATGATAGACCGCACCATCTATCACGGCGCATTTCCTGATGGAACAGCCATCATGTTTGAGTCATTCGAGTTGTGGGGACAATGATATTGTATGAGGTTTCATTATGAAATGCCCGAAATGCCAAAGCGAATATCAGGTAGGAGATAAATTCTGTAGAGAGTGTGGAACGAAGCTACCATCCATCTGCCCACAATGCAGACACGAAGTGAGTCCAAAAGATAAGTTTTGTCCCGAATGTGGAACCGACCTTGTAAAGACCCAGAAGGTTGACCAAAAAGTAACTGCTCCAAGTCTGGAGGATTTATATACTAGGCTTCAGCGCTCCATGCCGCAATCCCTTGCCGAAAAGATTCAGACTGCCATTGCTACAGAAGGTGAGAACAGGATATTGTCAATCCTATTCGCTGACGTCACCAATTCTGTTGCTATCACTGAAAATATGCCTCCGGAAGATTCTGCTGACCTGATCAGCGAATGTCTCAAGTCAATGACAGATCCGATACTCAGGCATGGCGGATTCATCAATCGCTATCTAGGAGACAGCGTTCTGGCATTTTTCGGCATACCTGAAACCCATGAAAATGATCCAGAAAGGGCTATATTGTCCGCACTGGAAATGCGAGATGCTGTAACAAAGCTGAATCTGAGCATAAAGATCAGCATCAATACAGGCATGGTTTTCGTCGGCGCCATAGGTCCAGACTCTCATAGCGAGTTTACAGCTATGGGTACTGCAGTGAACCTTTCCGCTAGATTAAAGGACATAGCGGAACCGGGGCAGATCCTTGTAGGTGAAACCACGTATCGCTCAACGAGACGCTCTTTCGAGTTCCAGCCATTGCCTTTATTGACAATCAAAGGCATCAGCGAACCCATACATGCTTATGAAGTGATAAAGCCATTGCCAAAGCCAGAGAAAATTCGTGGCATCGAGGGCATAGGGTCAGAAATGATCGGCAGGGATAAGGAGTTCTCGGAACTAAAAGAATGTGTGGATGAGTTACTAGCCGGCAAGGGACAGATCGTCTCAATTATCGGGGAAGCAGGTGTTGGTAAAACCAGATTGGTATCTGAGTTGAAAGAGTATCTCAGACAAAAAATAAAAGATAAAAAGGGATCCTCAATCTTTCATCCTTATTTAGAAGGTCGTGGCGTTTCCATTGGTGAATCTGTCGGTTACTGGGTATTCATTGACATTCTGAGAAGTTATCTGGAATTCTCTGAGCAAGACAGCCTTGATGACCGCAAAAAGAAAATCATAGACAGGATGCAATCGCTTTTCCCGCAGAGATGGGAAGAGATTGTTCCCTACATAGGCAACCTGCTTTCGGTCAGATTTGACAATGAATGGGACGAAAAGATCAAGTATCTCCCACCGGAACAGGTTAAGTATCAGACTTTCCTTACGTTGAGGGACATATTTCTCATTCTTGCGCAGCAGAACCCGCTTCTGCTCATTTTTGAGGATTTACATTGGGCAGATAACCTGTCATTAGATATGATAAACCTTCTGATGGATATTCTCACCATCTCACCGCTTATGATACTGTGCATATATCGTCCGGAGAAGGAACACAAAAGCTGGCACATCGGGACACGTGCATCAGGCAAATGCCTTGAACGGTATAGGGAGATAACGCTCAGAGCATTGAACCCTCATGAGAGCAGGATGCTGATAGAGTCACTACTCACCATAGAAAACCTTCCTGAATCAGTTAAGCAGACTGTCACAAACAAGGCAGGAGGTAATCCATTCTTCGTTGAGGAAGTCATAAGGTCGTTGATAGAGAGAGGTGTAGTCTATCAGGACGGGGATAGATGGATCGCCAAGGAAGACATCAATGATGTAGAGGTGCCAGATACCATTCAGAGTGTTATCATGGCAAGGATAGACAGGTTAGAGGAGGAGGTTAAGTATGTGCTTCAGAGCGCATCGGTGATAGGCAGGCTATTCCGATACAATCTGTTGCGATATATCACACAGCAGGAGGGAAATCTGGACGGTTACCTTTGGCAGTTAGAGGAGAGGGATCTGGTATATGAGGAGCACGCTATACCTGAACTGGAATACAGTTTCAAGCATGTCCTTACGCAAGAGACAGCATACAACACAATATTATCGCGCAGGCGCAGAGAATTCCATCGCAAGGTGGCAGAGGGATACGAAGCATTGTATTCATCGCGCATAGAGGAGTGTTACGAGGAACTGGCATATCATTACAGCAGAAGTGATGATAAAGATAAAGCATTGGATTATCTTGTGAAGGCAGGGGATAAATCTAAAAAGGTTTATGCCAATGAATCGGCTATTGAGTATTACAATCAGGCATTAAAGCTGGCTGAAGTTTCGGAATCAAAATCTGTTGATGTACTTGGGCATATCTACCAGAGCTTAGGGGAAATATACTTTCCGATGGCAAGGCATAAAGAGGCATTGGAATATTGTCATAAGGCATTAGAGTATATCACCAATGGGAAACTCCGATCCAGGATCTATGCAATAATGGGTTGGGCTTGTGAACGAGAAGCCAGGTATGATCAAGGATTGGAATATCTTAATGCTGGAGTTACCGAGCTTGGGGAAGACACAAATTCTGTTGAAATGGCGCGGATATGTATTCCCATGTCATGGATCAAAGGCGATCAGGGAAAGCTGGAAGAAGGCATAAAGATAGCGAAAAATGGGCTGAAAGTAGTAGAAGGAACTGATTCCATTCCCGAAATACAGGATTTACTCATCTTCCTTGCCCTTGTAGTCTGTTTGTCCGGTGATACAGATAAGGCTTTCGAGTATGCGCGAAAATCGGTGGAGGTTGCTGAGAAATCCGGGAATAGCTATTTTATCGCGAACACAACTCTCCATCTTGGATGGGTATACTGGTATGCTGGTGAGGATGATGTTTCTATTAGACTCATGGAAAAGGCATTAGAGATTTTCAAGAAGCTAGATTACCAGTTTTTCATTGGTCAAGCCTGCTCTTATATTGGGCGAGTGTATTATGGAAGGAACGATTGGGATATGGTTATTATATACTTTGAAGAGTTTCTAAAAATGCCCAATCATCCATGGTTTATAGTTCATTTGTATTTACTTGGTTTTGTGTATCTTTTGAAAGGAAACACAGAGAAAGCTATCGAGTATAGCAAAAAGGCTTTGGAGTGTATTGGTCTACCCAATAGCTCAAAAGTTCATAATTCTGTTTTCTTTGGTATATTGTATACTCTAGAAGAGGCTTATATTCTGGTTAAGCGATGGGATGATTTTATCTCTTATTGGGAAGCAATCAAAAAAGAAAAAGCGGATTTCATCCAGGAGTTTGGTTCTGTTAAATGGTATCTTGAATCGAGGGAACTATCAGGACATTTTATTGAACCAAGTTTTATAGATGAATTTGCTGAACCTGGTTTAAAGCCTGAATGGAAATGGGAAGATCAGGGAGGGAAGGCTAGTTATAACTTTTCGAGTAAAGCCGGTTGGCTGGAAATTCGCACAGCTTCTCCCCGAACCTTTTCTGGTCTGGGAAGAAAATTTATTACCTCTGGAAATACATCTATGCTGCTTCAGGAAATATCAGGGGATTTTGCCGTTGAGACAAAAATGACACTCGCTGCTGATAATTTACCATCGGTTGGGGGTTTTGTTGTCAGAAAAGACGGAGAATATCAGGTTCAACTTGAGATGAAAATGGAAGGTATACATAATATCAGTTTGGTAGGTAATATGCGAGGGATATATAATGTTTTTGGAATAGGTGTTCTGGTTTCCGACGTCGTATATCTCCGATTTGAGCGAATAGGTGATAAATTTATAGCATACTGTAGTGATGATGAGAGGAAATGGATGACTTGTGGTGAATTTAGTTTCCCTGTTGAAGATCCAATCCAGGTTGGTCTATACACCGTTGGAGTTGCTGGAGTGTTCGGACCTACTAATACTGATTTTGTTACTCATTTCGACTGCTTTCGAATATTCAGGTAAAAATCAAGATGGCAAGAGGTGAAAGATAATGCGATGTCCGAAATGCAGACACGAAAATCGTGATGAGGCTAAGTTTTGTGAGGAATGTGGGGAGAAGCTACAGCATAAATGCCCCAACTGCGGCGCTGAACTGAGACCAAACGCCAAATTCTGTGATGAGTGTGGAACTAAAGTTTCGGAGCAATCCTCTGCAAAAACCACTGCTATTCCCAAGCTCGAAGATATGCACGCACAACTGCAAAGCCTGATACCTGACGCCTTAGCTCAGAAATATCTATCCGCAACACAGCAGGCTATTGGTGAGAACCGTCCCATAACTGCGCTGTTCGCTGACATATCAGGATTCACCCCTCTATCAGCTTCCCAATCATCAGAATCCGTATTCCAGTTGGTGCAGGAGTGCTTCAAGCAACTGGTTAGTATTGTCGCCAGTTATGAAGGAAGTATCAGCGGATTTCGTGGTGACGGTCTGCTTGCCCTATTTGGTGCGCCTATCCTGCATGAGAACGATGCTGAGAGAGCAATTCTAGCGGCAATAGATATGAGAAAGATGATGGAAGACAGACAACTTGGTATATCTATTGGCATCAATACTGCCATGATGACTGTCGGTGAGATACAGACCCAGCTGCATAGTGAATATACTGCTTATGGAACAGATATTAACCTTGCCAAGAGATTACAGGAAGCCGCTATGGCTGGCCAGATACTGGTAGGATCAGGAACTCATCGTCTTACCAGACGTGCATTCGACTTTCAGGAAATACCATCGCTGGAACTGAAAGGATTCAGCCAACCAGTTACAGCTTATGTCCTACAACATATAAAATCACATCCTGAGAAACTGCGTGGTATCGAGGGATTGCGAGCAAGGATGGTTGGCAGGGATAAAGAATATGAGGAACTCATAGACGTTACAGAGGAATGGATTGCTGGCAAGGGACAGATAATATCTATCGTGGGTGAAGCAGGGATCGGCAAGTCAAGACTGGTATCTGAGTTGAAGGGTCACCTTGAAACAGATAGCAGTCATGCTCATCTATATCTCGAAGGGCGTTGCATCTCCATTGGACAACCTATCAGCTACTGGCCGTTCCTTGACATTCTGAGAAGCTGGTTTAGTCTGAGTGAGGAGGATACCGAAGCTGAAATGGCAAATAAAGTTAGACAGCAGATAGAATCATTCATGCCAGATAGGACTGATGACATTCTCCCATTCTTGGGACAGCTTATGAACCTTCAGTTCGGTGGAGAGATAGACACAAGATTAACACATTACAGTCCAGAGCAAGTGAAACAAGGAATAATGATGCGCCTGCGGGACATATTCGAGGCACTGTCACAGCGTAATAATCTGATGCTGATCCTTGAGGACCTTCATTGGGCGGATGAACTGTCACTTGACCTTATATCCTTACTGATGGATGAATTGATGGCGCATCCACTGATGTTAGTGTGTGTATACCGTCCAGAACAGGGACACAATGTCTCAAGGTTGAGCAGTATAGCTCGTAGGAAGTGTCTTGAGAGATACACGGAGATCGCACTCAAACCACTGCCTGATCCCGAAGGCAGAAGGCTTGTGCATGAACTTCTAGCGATAGATGACCTTCCAGACAGCGTGCGAGATATGATCCTTGCTAAGTCAGAGGGGAACCCGTTCTTCATTGAGGAAGTGATCCGCTCATTAATGGAACAAGGGTTGGTATACAAGGATGATGACAGTTGGGTGGCAAAGGCTGACGTGATTGAGGTTCAAGTTCCGGATACGATACAGAGCGTTATACTAGAGCGAGTAGATAGGCTGGAATCAGAAGCCAAATATGTATTACAGTGTGCCAGTGTTATAGGCAGGCTGTTTAAGTATCGGTTATTAGATCACATAACCCAGAAGCAGAAGGAATTGGATGGATACCTTGATGAATTCGAGGAGCGTTATCTTGTGTATCCAGAGCGAACAGTTCCAGAGATGGAGTATGCCTTCAAGCACGTACTGACACAGGAAGCTACATATCAGGGGATACTGGAACAGAGAAAGCAGGCATTCCATCGTAATGTGGCGCTGGGTATCGAAAGGCTATATAAAGAACGTATAGAGGATTTTTACGAGGAATTAGTTTATCATTGGGAACGAAGCAAGGACAGAGAGAAAACACTTGAGTATCTTGTGAAGGCTGGAAAGAAATCGGCAAAGCATTATTTGAATCAGGTCGCTATTGATTATTATACCCTTGCAATTAAAATGGCTAATGAAGTTGGCATATTGGAGGATAGGTTGGCTGAGATATACGAAGCTAGAGGATGGGTTTATAATGATATGGGTTTTTACGAAGAATCTATATCTGATATGATGAAAGCAGCGGATTTTTATGCCAATAAATCAAAGCGTGCTAATATGTATAGGCAGATTGCTCGTAATTATTGGGCACGTATTACTGATATAGAACAAGGTTCCCAATATTTCTACAAAGCAATAGAGGAGATCGATCCTTCGGATAAATCCCGAGAGACTGCTGGCATTTATGAAGATGCGGGAGCATTCTTCATCTACATGGGTGGAGATACAAAAGAAGGGGAGCGCCTTTTGCGGAAAGCCATCGCTATATCAGAAGAGATGGGATATAATGATCTATTGGCTATGCATTACAGGTGGTTATATATACTCAATTGGAGTTCTGACGAGGAGGAATTCAGGAAACAACGACAGTTTGCACGAGAAAAAGCAATTTCCTATCTACCTTACCTCAAACCTAATCTGTCCCAATATGCGGAAGTATGTGGTCAATTGGGGTGGGGTTTTCATTTCGATGATCGCTTTCTGATAGAAGCTTTTGAATCTGCTGTAAAGTCCGAGAATAACTGGTCGGTTGTGGCGTTTGGGTCAATGTTGGCAATCATATATTGTGGTCAGGGAAAGATTCAGAAAGCTATTGAAGTATACGAACAGGGATGGCGATCCGCCGTATTATCAAGACAGCTTCAAGGAGGGCATGTCATACGACTTACAATTGGTCTTGTTGGTATGTATGTATCACGAGAAGATCGATCCAGATTGTTGGACATGATGCTCCAGATGGTAGACTCGACCATAGAATTGCATAGTAAGTCAGAAGTTCATCCAACAGTTCAGCACCGGTGGAATGAAATATTAGAGGGTATATATAAGATAATTCA
This is a stretch of genomic DNA from Candidatus Saganbacteria bacterium. It encodes these proteins:
- a CDS encoding tetratricopeptide repeat protein — translated: MKCPKCQSEYQVGDKFCRECGTKLPSICPQCRHEVSPKDKFCPECGTDLVKTQKVDQKVTAPSLEDLYTRLQRSMPQSLAEKIQTAIATEGENRILSILFADVTNSVAITENMPPEDSADLISECLKSMTDPILRHGGFINRYLGDSVLAFFGIPETHENDPERAILSALEMRDAVTKLNLSIKISINTGMVFVGAIGPDSHSEFTAMGTAVNLSARLKDIAEPGQILVGETTYRSTRRSFEFQPLPLLTIKGISEPIHAYEVIKPLPKPEKIRGIEGIGSEMIGRDKEFSELKECVDELLAGKGQIVSIIGEAGVGKTRLVSELKEYLRQKIKDKKGSSIFHPYLEGRGVSIGESVGYWVFIDILRSYLEFSEQDSLDDRKKKIIDRMQSLFPQRWEEIVPYIGNLLSVRFDNEWDEKIKYLPPEQVKYQTFLTLRDIFLILAQQNPLLLIFEDLHWADNLSLDMINLLMDILTISPLMILCIYRPEKEHKSWHIGTRASGKCLERYREITLRALNPHESRMLIESLLTIENLPESVKQTVTNKAGGNPFFVEEVIRSLIERGVVYQDGDRWIAKEDINDVEVPDTIQSVIMARIDRLEEEVKYVLQSASVIGRLFRYNLLRYITQQEGNLDGYLWQLEERDLVYEEHAIPELEYSFKHVLTQETAYNTILSRRRREFHRKVAEGYEALYSSRIEECYEELAYHYSRSDDKDKALDYLVKAGDKSKKVYANESAIEYYNQALKLAEVSESKSVDVLGHIYQSLGEIYFPMARHKEALEYCHKALEYITNGKLRSRIYAIMGWACEREARYDQGLEYLNAGVTELGEDTNSVEMARICIPMSWIKGDQGKLEEGIKIAKNGLKVVEGTDSIPEIQDLLIFLALVVCLSGDTDKAFEYARKSVEVAEKSGNSYFIANTTLHLGWVYWYAGEDDVSIRLMEKALEIFKKLDYQFFIGQACSYIGRVYYGRNDWDMVIIYFEEFLKMPNHPWFIVHLYLLGFVYLLKGNTEKAIEYSKKALECIGLPNSSKVHNSVFFGILYTLEEAYILVKRWDDFISYWEAIKKEKADFIQEFGSVKWYLESRELSGHFIEPSFIDEFAEPGLKPEWKWEDQGGKASYNFSSKAGWLEIRTASPRTFSGLGRKFITSGNTSMLLQEISGDFAVETKMTLAADNLPSVGGFVVRKDGEYQVQLEMKMEGIHNISLVGNMRGIYNVFGIGVLVSDVVYLRFERIGDKFIAYCSDDERKWMTCGEFSFPVEDPIQVGLYTVGVAGVFGPTNTDFVTHFDCFRIFR
- a CDS encoding AAA family ATPase; the encoded protein is MRCPKCRHENRDEAKFCEECGEKLQHKCPNCGAELRPNAKFCDECGTKVSEQSSAKTTAIPKLEDMHAQLQSLIPDALAQKYLSATQQAIGENRPITALFADISGFTPLSASQSSESVFQLVQECFKQLVSIVASYEGSISGFRGDGLLALFGAPILHENDAERAILAAIDMRKMMEDRQLGISIGINTAMMTVGEIQTQLHSEYTAYGTDINLAKRLQEAAMAGQILVGSGTHRLTRRAFDFQEIPSLELKGFSQPVTAYVLQHIKSHPEKLRGIEGLRARMVGRDKEYEELIDVTEEWIAGKGQIISIVGEAGIGKSRLVSELKGHLETDSSHAHLYLEGRCISIGQPISYWPFLDILRSWFSLSEEDTEAEMANKVRQQIESFMPDRTDDILPFLGQLMNLQFGGEIDTRLTHYSPEQVKQGIMMRLRDIFEALSQRNNLMLILEDLHWADELSLDLISLLMDELMAHPLMLVCVYRPEQGHNVSRLSSIARRKCLERYTEIALKPLPDPEGRRLVHELLAIDDLPDSVRDMILAKSEGNPFFIEEVIRSLMEQGLVYKDDDSWVAKADVIEVQVPDTIQSVILERVDRLESEAKYVLQCASVIGRLFKYRLLDHITQKQKELDGYLDEFEERYLVYPERTVPEMEYAFKHVLTQEATYQGILEQRKQAFHRNVALGIERLYKERIEDFYEELVYHWERSKDREKTLEYLVKAGKKSAKHYLNQVAIDYYTLAIKMANEVGILEDRLAEIYEARGWVYNDMGFYEESISDMMKAADFYANKSKRANMYRQIARNYWARITDIEQGSQYFYKAIEEIDPSDKSRETAGIYEDAGAFFIYMGGDTKEGERLLRKAIAISEEMGYNDLLAMHYRWLYILNWSSDEEEFRKQRQFAREKAISYLPYLKPNLSQYAEVCGQLGWGFHFDDRFLIEAFESAVKSENNWSVVAFGSMLAIIYCGQGKIQKAIEVYEQGWRSAVLSRQLQGGHVIRLTIGLVGMYVSREDRSRLLDMMLQMVDSTIELHSKSEVHPTVQHRWNEILEGIYKIIHAMAPEIYYELEHLLESHLNETNTDGVRFFYYGQLMLLALLDGRPVDAESYMQELLKLHPYAGSFAQRISKKLLYDIELMNALSEQRMSITTNLLRSSEKFDDFEKALDAMSWVLTKDEISAAIDWTHLNYTVLNELQKQRRLLLIYSERSDILRDVEYIYDCYDYRSKLQSLADQVQQTAANALQEEGITQLFLEQMEPLEIGLLELMDQFKQDPTTAGWEWVDPTGYCRYKSDEEGYLQIDVPPGHELSEGFYMRNAPLMLRTISGDFILETKIADGSTGIKRGGLLLWNSETNFARFGVDFDYISYKATANGKFISPGVHPFKAERVWLRLERKGSRFTGYVSNDGKYWYRCGWADITMNDSIKVGIYASCFYPPATSTRFEYFKIYRPK